From Humisphaera borealis, the proteins below share one genomic window:
- the acpS gene encoding holo-ACP synthase, producing MPILGHGIDIVETSRIKKLVENHGEHFLDRVFTPAEQAYCNKNPKRYFEHLAGRFAAKEAVLKVIGTGWRGGIAWTDIEVVKELSGQPKIKLTGESLRIATEMGISRWHLSISHIETHATASAIGLRAEA from the coding sequence ATGCCCATCCTTGGCCACGGCATCGATATCGTCGAAACGTCACGCATCAAGAAGCTCGTCGAAAACCACGGCGAGCACTTCCTCGACCGCGTCTTCACCCCGGCCGAACAGGCCTACTGCAACAAGAACCCCAAACGCTACTTCGAACACCTCGCCGGCCGCTTCGCCGCGAAGGAAGCGGTGCTGAAAGTCATCGGCACCGGCTGGCGTGGCGGCATCGCCTGGACGGACATCGAAGTGGTGAAGGAACTCAGCGGGCAACCCAAGATCAAGCTGACCGGGGAAAGCCTGCGGATCGCGACGGAAATGGGCATCAGTCGCTGGCACCTGAGCATCAGTCACATCGAAACGCACGCGACGGCGAGCGCGATCGGTTTGCGCGCGGAGGCGTAA
- a CDS encoding N-acyl-D-amino-acid deacylase family protein: MPHLLAWACLAGLIAVIAGCQASTDRYDLIVRNGRIADGSGKPAYRADVAIRGGRIAAIGAFPEDAAPVSIDATGKIVAPGFIDVHTHVDGDIHDAPAAEHFVRDGVTTIVSGNCGGSVKDVAAYFDRISKRGTGLNVATLYGHNTVLRTVKGDRKGELSPEQLASAKELVRQAMRDGAVGLSTGLIYNPGQFSSTEEIIALAAVAGEAGGIYASHMRNESGGILGAIDEAVRVGREAKVPVQISHFKLPSSAAKKVGGADATLGRVNEARKTGLEIGIDQYPYTASSTSISTLIPDAYLEQGIANARSGLKDPKTYEEVLKAMLEHHGKKQGRTSLSYVVVAYAESSPQYNGKNMVQIAEWIRSHQKGTNVELLRDVTKPLPEVTFEDQCRAVLDVFKSDNASCVFHTMDDAEVERIMADPTVAIASDSGLRQFGVGVPHPRGYGTNARVLGRYAREKKLFTIEEAVRKMTSLPAATFRFADRGTIKEGFVADLAIFDPATVIDAATFEKPHQYSLGITDVIVNGVPVLRDGQMTGKLPGRPVLGPGAKPTK; the protein is encoded by the coding sequence ATGCCGCATCTACTGGCTTGGGCGTGTCTGGCGGGTTTGATTGCTGTCATCGCAGGATGCCAGGCATCCACCGATCGGTACGACCTTATCGTCCGCAACGGCCGGATCGCGGATGGTTCGGGCAAACCTGCCTACCGGGCGGATGTCGCGATCAGAGGCGGGCGAATTGCCGCAATCGGTGCGTTCCCCGAAGACGCTGCCCCCGTGTCAATCGACGCGACTGGGAAAATCGTCGCACCGGGGTTTATTGACGTTCATACCCACGTTGACGGCGACATCCACGACGCCCCGGCCGCCGAACACTTCGTCCGCGATGGCGTGACGACCATCGTCAGCGGCAACTGCGGCGGCAGCGTCAAAGACGTCGCCGCGTACTTCGACCGGATTTCCAAACGAGGCACCGGGCTCAACGTCGCCACGCTCTACGGCCACAATACGGTGCTGAGAACGGTCAAAGGAGATCGCAAGGGCGAACTGAGCCCCGAGCAGTTGGCCAGCGCCAAAGAGCTTGTCCGGCAGGCGATGAGAGACGGCGCCGTCGGGCTGTCCACCGGGCTGATCTACAACCCGGGCCAGTTCAGTTCGACCGAAGAAATCATCGCACTTGCCGCCGTCGCGGGAGAGGCCGGCGGTATCTACGCATCGCACATGCGCAACGAGAGTGGCGGGATTCTTGGCGCGATCGACGAAGCCGTCCGCGTCGGCCGCGAGGCAAAGGTGCCGGTGCAGATCTCGCACTTCAAACTACCCAGCTCGGCGGCGAAGAAAGTCGGCGGTGCCGACGCCACCCTCGGTCGCGTGAACGAAGCGCGGAAGACCGGTCTGGAAATCGGCATCGACCAGTATCCCTACACGGCCTCGAGCACATCCATTTCCACGCTGATTCCGGACGCCTATCTCGAACAGGGCATCGCCAATGCCCGGTCCGGCCTGAAGGACCCCAAGACGTACGAAGAGGTTCTCAAGGCGATGTTGGAGCATCACGGCAAGAAGCAGGGGCGGACGAGCCTCTCGTACGTAGTGGTGGCATATGCCGAGTCGTCGCCGCAGTACAACGGCAAGAACATGGTGCAGATCGCCGAGTGGATTCGCAGTCATCAGAAGGGAACCAACGTCGAACTGCTTCGCGATGTGACCAAGCCGCTCCCCGAGGTGACGTTCGAAGATCAGTGCCGCGCGGTGCTGGACGTCTTCAAGAGCGATAACGCCAGTTGCGTATTCCACACGATGGACGATGCCGAGGTCGAACGCATCATGGCCGATCCGACGGTCGCGATCGCTTCGGATTCCGGGCTGCGGCAGTTCGGCGTCGGCGTGCCGCACCCGCGTGGCTATGGCACCAACGCCCGTGTGCTCGGTCGATACGCCCGGGAGAAGAAGCTGTTCACGATCGAAGAGGCGGTGCGAAAGATGACCTCGCTCCCCGCCGCCACATTCCGGTTTGCCGACCGAGGGACCATCAAGGAGGGATTTGTCGCCGACCTGGCGATCTTCGACCCGGCGACCGTGATCGATGCCGCGACGTTCGAAAAGCCACACCAGTATTCGCTCGGGATCACCGACGTGATCGTCAATGGCGTGCCGGTGCTTCGGGACGGCCAGATGACCGGAAAACTTCCCGGGCGTCCGGTGCTCGGGCCCGGAGCCAAGCCAACGAAGTGA
- the glnA gene encoding type I glutamate--ammonia ligase: MTPRDVLKMIEQKKVQFIDLRFMDFPGLWQHLTLPVSELTLESFNHGFGFDGSSIRGWQAINESDMLLVPVADTARIDPFMQHTTLSMISDVRDPITKKEYSRDPRSIARKAVSFLQKTKIADRAMFGPELEFFIFDYAWYDQGINYAKYQVGSREGIWTRGDEDVTNLGQKIRLKEGYFPCPPIDTMHNIRSEMVSELINLGIPVEAHHHEVATGGQCEIDMRYQDLLKMADNVMIYKYVAKNVAARHGKVATFMPKPLFQDNGSGMHIHFSLWKGDKPLFAGNKYAGLSQLGLWAIGGILKHARALCALCNPTTNSYKRLVPGYEAPVNLVYSSRNRSAAIRIPMYSEKVQTKRIEFRCPDSSCNPYLAFSAMTMAAIDGIQNKIDPGDPLDKDIYRLTSAEYEKLQSAPINLEEALDALENDHDFLLSGDVFTADVIHYWIKYKRENEVEAIRVRPHPYEFCMYFDI, translated from the coding sequence ATGACGCCGCGCGATGTGTTGAAGATGATCGAGCAGAAGAAGGTCCAGTTCATCGATCTTCGTTTCATGGATTTCCCCGGACTCTGGCAGCACCTGACGCTGCCGGTCTCGGAACTGACGCTCGAGAGCTTCAACCACGGCTTTGGTTTCGACGGTTCGTCGATCCGCGGCTGGCAGGCGATCAATGAGTCGGACATGCTGCTCGTGCCGGTGGCCGATACGGCGCGAATCGACCCGTTCATGCAGCATACGACGCTGTCGATGATCAGCGACGTGCGCGACCCGATCACGAAGAAGGAATACAGCCGCGACCCGCGATCGATCGCACGCAAGGCGGTCTCGTTCCTGCAGAAAACGAAGATCGCCGACCGCGCAATGTTCGGCCCTGAGCTTGAGTTCTTCATCTTCGATTACGCCTGGTACGACCAGGGCATCAACTACGCCAAGTATCAGGTCGGCAGCCGCGAAGGCATCTGGACGCGAGGGGACGAAGACGTCACCAATCTGGGGCAGAAGATCCGGTTAAAGGAAGGGTACTTCCCCTGTCCGCCGATCGACACGATGCACAACATCCGGTCGGAGATGGTCTCGGAACTGATCAACCTCGGCATCCCGGTCGAAGCCCACCACCACGAAGTCGCCACCGGCGGGCAGTGCGAAATCGACATGCGGTACCAGGATCTGCTGAAGATGGCAGATAACGTGATGATCTATAAGTACGTCGCCAAGAACGTGGCGGCGCGCCACGGCAAGGTGGCGACGTTCATGCCCAAGCCGTTGTTCCAGGACAATGGAAGCGGCATGCACATCCACTTTTCGCTCTGGAAGGGCGATAAGCCCCTGTTCGCCGGCAACAAGTACGCCGGGCTCAGCCAACTCGGCCTCTGGGCGATTGGCGGAATCCTGAAGCACGCGCGGGCTTTGTGTGCGCTGTGTAACCCGACGACCAACAGCTACAAGCGACTTGTGCCCGGCTACGAAGCCCCGGTGAACCTGGTTTACAGCAGCCGCAACCGCTCGGCGGCCATCCGTATTCCGATGTACAGCGAGAAGGTGCAGACCAAGCGCATCGAGTTCCGCTGCCCCGACAGCTCCTGCAACCCGTATCTCGCGTTCAGCGCCATGACGATGGCCGCGATCGACGGCATTCAGAACAAGATCGATCCCGGCGACCCGCTCGACAAAGACATCTATCGCCTGACCAGTGCCGAATACGAGAAACTGCAGTCGGCACCGATCAACCTCGAAGAAGCGCTCGACGCGCTGGAGAATGACCACGACTTCCTGCTCTCGGGTGACGTGTTCACGGCGGACGTGATCCACTACTGGATCAAGTACAAGCGCGAGAACGAAGTCGAAGCGATCCGCGTGCGGCCACACCCGTACGAGTTCTGCATGTATTTCGATATCTGA
- a CDS encoding DUF1223 domain-containing protein encodes MTIRLLLLSGLTLLTLACSVIFTNGLRAAPSGQPATAPAAGQFPGIAVLELFTSEGCSSCPPADQVLNDWVGKAAQQQSPVYPLAFHVDYWDRLGWKDRFSSAESTARQRAYAAAMNTRQLYTPQLVVNGSSEFVGSDAREASRQVATALSRPALVGVSIKPEKGKKSSIQVGYEVAGSIEGAVINVAVVERGLTSVVTRGENARRSLTHDTVRGFLTAPLDASKGRVEVSFPADMNPRNAKVIGYVQNGRTLAVLGATETPFPP; translated from the coding sequence GTGACCATACGGCTACTGCTATTGAGTGGTTTGACGTTACTGACATTGGCCTGCTCCGTCATCTTCACCAACGGATTGCGAGCGGCTCCTTCCGGACAGCCGGCGACGGCACCAGCCGCGGGGCAGTTCCCCGGAATCGCGGTGCTGGAGCTCTTCACGTCAGAGGGATGTTCAAGCTGCCCCCCGGCAGATCAGGTCCTTAACGACTGGGTCGGCAAAGCGGCCCAGCAGCAATCGCCGGTCTATCCACTTGCGTTCCATGTCGACTACTGGGATCGGCTGGGCTGGAAGGACCGATTTTCGTCGGCGGAGTCCACCGCACGTCAGCGCGCCTACGCCGCGGCGATGAACACCAGGCAACTCTACACGCCACAGTTGGTCGTCAATGGTTCCTCGGAGTTCGTAGGCTCGGATGCCCGCGAGGCATCGAGGCAGGTCGCTACGGCGCTCAGCCGTCCGGCGCTCGTCGGCGTGTCGATAAAGCCCGAGAAGGGTAAAAAGTCCTCGATCCAGGTTGGCTACGAAGTCGCAGGTTCAATCGAGGGGGCCGTTATCAACGTCGCGGTTGTTGAGCGTGGCTTGACTTCCGTCGTGACCCGCGGCGAGAACGCCAGGCGTTCGTTGACTCACGACACCGTCCGCGGGTTTCTGACCGCGCCCCTTGATGCCAGCAAGGGCCGGGTCGAAGTCTCGTTTCCTGCCGATATGAACCCGCGCAACGCGAAGGTGATCGGTTACGTCCAGAATGGCCGAACGCTGGCCGTGCTCGGCGCGACAGAGACGCCATTTCCTCCATGA
- a CDS encoding PDZ domain-containing protein — protein sequence MRAPIAKTSAVVVLVCATLVVIAALNAATTTGAAAGPNQQKPWDQILGPSQGTLPPPRKGLETTIELPTLRKEVARTSIKWETDLAEAMRIAKAENRPIFVTFRCLPCKSCSEFDKTVLEGGPDLNPLFQQFVTLRLTGTQDVDLRILRMSEFQDMDVSWWSWFLSPEGKIYGVFGGRDKSGDQGRTSKQSLIMTMNRVLAHHYDPRRMGWDVDGTLPDLASKRVTPVTLPGFDNWLKHRGNAEGYKTQGCVHCHQASEIMRQGEIDLGQFDKNRDLGIWPFPENIGAVVDRDDGLKLTKVIDPSPAARIALKPGDVLAAADGRRLFSQADFRAVLHRAAKTGPTQINLHWLRDGKVMSGTLVLDGDWRATDLTWRASVVGGNIGAFPGFWANDAGVMRQRLELPADTMAIKPYIGPKQVTGPAYVAGLRATDIVTSVNGETRNMQPGEFLVWFRKKFEPGDEITLTVRNDSGKVREVKYKAER from the coding sequence GTGCGCGCACCCATCGCAAAAACGTCGGCGGTTGTCGTTCTCGTTTGCGCCACTCTTGTCGTGATCGCCGCTCTGAATGCGGCAACGACTACCGGTGCGGCGGCGGGTCCGAACCAGCAGAAGCCTTGGGACCAGATTCTGGGGCCCTCCCAAGGAACGCTACCGCCACCCCGCAAAGGCCTGGAAACAACCATCGAGCTTCCCACCCTTCGAAAGGAAGTGGCCAGAACCTCGATCAAGTGGGAAACCGATCTCGCCGAGGCGATGCGCATTGCGAAAGCTGAGAACCGCCCGATCTTTGTGACCTTCCGTTGCCTGCCCTGCAAGAGTTGTTCTGAGTTCGACAAGACCGTTCTGGAAGGTGGTCCCGACCTCAATCCACTGTTCCAGCAGTTTGTCACCCTGCGTCTGACAGGCACGCAGGATGTCGATCTGCGCATCCTCAGGATGTCCGAGTTCCAGGACATGGACGTCTCCTGGTGGAGCTGGTTCCTGTCCCCCGAGGGCAAAATCTACGGTGTCTTCGGCGGGCGGGATAAGTCTGGTGACCAGGGCAGAACCAGCAAGCAGTCCCTCATCATGACGATGAACCGCGTGCTGGCGCATCACTACGACCCGCGTCGGATGGGGTGGGATGTTGATGGCACCCTGCCCGATCTTGCGAGCAAACGAGTGACGCCGGTGACACTACCTGGTTTCGACAACTGGCTCAAACACCGTGGGAACGCCGAGGGCTACAAGACGCAGGGGTGCGTCCATTGCCATCAGGCGTCGGAGATCATGCGGCAGGGTGAGATCGACCTGGGTCAGTTCGACAAGAATCGCGACCTGGGAATCTGGCCATTCCCCGAAAACATTGGCGCAGTTGTGGATCGCGACGACGGCCTGAAGCTGACCAAGGTGATCGACCCCTCCCCCGCCGCCCGAATCGCACTTAAGCCTGGCGACGTCCTTGCCGCCGCCGACGGCCGCCGACTCTTCAGCCAGGCCGATTTCCGTGCCGTCCTCCATCGCGCGGCCAAGACCGGACCGACCCAGATCAATCTCCATTGGCTTCGTGATGGGAAGGTGATGTCCGGTACGCTGGTCCTCGACGGCGATTGGCGTGCGACCGACCTGACCTGGCGCGCGAGTGTTGTCGGCGGGAACATCGGCGCTTTCCCGGGTTTCTGGGCCAACGACGCCGGAGTGATGCGGCAGCGTCTTGAACTTCCCGCCGACACCATGGCGATCAAACCGTACATCGGGCCGAAGCAAGTCACCGGCCCGGCCTATGTCGCCGGCCTTCGCGCGACGGATATTGTCACGTCCGTAAACGGCGAGACCCGGAACATGCAGCCCGGCGAGTTCCTGGTTTGGTTCCGCAAGAAGTTCGAGCCAGGGGACGAGATCACGCTCACCGTTCGAAATGACAGCGGAAAAGTGCGCGAGGTCAAGTACAAAGCCGAGCGGTGA
- a CDS encoding P-II family nitrogen regulator — MQMIEAVIKPNKLDAVKTALAQLGILGMTAVECKGFGRQLGHTERYRGGKMDVGFVPKILLKIAVKAADVAPAVEAIQTAARSGAVGDGKIFVYPIAQAFRIRTGEEGEIAL; from the coding sequence ATGCAGATGATTGAAGCGGTGATCAAGCCCAACAAGCTTGATGCGGTTAAGACGGCTCTTGCACAGTTGGGCATTCTTGGGATGACGGCTGTCGAATGTAAAGGCTTCGGTCGGCAGTTGGGTCATACCGAACGCTATCGGGGCGGCAAGATGGACGTCGGCTTCGTTCCAAAAATCCTGCTCAAGATCGCCGTGAAAGCTGCTGATGTGGCGCCGGCGGTCGAGGCCATCCAGACCGCCGCCCGCAGCGGCGCTGTCGGCGACGGCAAGATCTTCGTGTACCCCATCGCCCAGGCATTCCGTATCCGCACGGGCGAAGAGGGCGAAATCGCTCTGTAA
- a CDS encoding response regulator transcription factor encodes MTVSNTNKTDTPDTSTELLGASTTASPAVGRKARLLLVDDHPIVRQGLALMLSGEPDLDVVGQAEDVPGALRLTAEVSPDLVVADLSMSGLSGLDLLKEIKLKHGNLPVLMLSMHDETVQAERALRAGARGYVMKQEATGTIITAIRQVLAGHIYLSDRMSSKLLGKLAGNASLGSSSPIERLSDREFQVFTLIGQGIGPRAIAEKLGLSVKTVEAHRENIKAKLGLGSGNELIRYAMQYQMDQTAVPT; translated from the coding sequence ATGACGGTATCCAATACGAACAAAACTGACACGCCCGACACGTCAACCGAACTGCTGGGCGCGTCCACCACGGCCTCCCCTGCTGTCGGCCGAAAGGCCCGGCTCCTGCTGGTGGACGACCATCCGATCGTCCGGCAGGGCCTGGCGCTGATGCTGTCCGGAGAGCCCGACCTGGACGTCGTGGGGCAGGCTGAAGACGTACCCGGCGCACTCAGGCTGACGGCCGAGGTGTCCCCCGATCTGGTCGTCGCCGATCTGTCGATGTCGGGCCTTAGCGGCCTTGACCTCCTCAAGGAGATCAAGCTGAAGCACGGGAATCTGCCGGTCCTGATGCTTTCGATGCACGATGAAACCGTCCAGGCGGAGCGGGCATTAAGGGCTGGGGCTCGCGGCTACGTCATGAAGCAGGAAGCGACGGGGACGATCATCACCGCAATCCGGCAGGTCCTTGCCGGGCACATCTACCTCAGCGATCGGATGAGCAGCAAATTGCTGGGCAAGTTGGCGGGCAATGCCTCGCTCGGATCGTCGTCGCCGATCGAGCGACTTAGCGACCGCGAGTTTCAGGTGTTTACCTTGATCGGCCAGGGCATTGGCCCCCGCGCGATCGCCGAAAAGCTGGGTCTAAGCGTCAAAACCGTCGAAGCGCATCGTGAGAACATCAAGGCGAAGTTGGGTCTGGGGAGCGGTAACGAACTGATTCGATACGCGATGCAATACCAGATGGACCAAACCGCGGTGCCGACTTAG